The DNA window AATCTCGGTATTTATAGGATGGGCAATATCCTTATGATCTCCGTTGGGAAGTCTCTTGCTTGGCATTGCCACAAACATACCCTTGTTGCCATCGATAACCCGTAAATCATGCACTACAAAAGAGTCATCGAAAGTGATTGATACATACGCTCTTAATTTTCCTTCTGTTTCTATTTTTCTAA is part of the Candidatus Atribacteria bacterium genome and encodes:
- a CDS encoding septation protein SpoVG, whose amino-acid sequence is MEITDVRLRKIETEGKLRAYVSITFDDSFVVHDLRVIDGNKGMFVAMPSKRLPNGDHKDIAHPINTEIREKIQNAVLDVYHRELEEAPQAKEEEKEEEKEAIEEETEKEEEPDKKEDDLF